In Bacillus sp. SB49, a single window of DNA contains:
- the gltX gene encoding glutamate--tRNA ligase has product MSNEVRVRYAPSPTGFLHIGNARTALFNYLYARNAGGKVVIRIEDTDEKRNVEGGEESQLNYLKWLGLDWDESPDKGGEYGPYRQMERLDIYQKYIDELLERDLAYKCYMTAEELEQEREAQMARGEAPKYSGAHRNLTAEQIAEFEAEGREPSIRIRVPENHSYTFNDIVRGDITFDSSDFGDWVIVKKNGIPTYNFAVAIDDYLMKITHVLRGEEHISNTPKQMMVYEAFGWEPPKFGHMTLILNEERKKLSKRDQHILQFIEQYKNLGYLPEALFNFITLLGWSPVGEEEIFTQEQLIEIFDAERLTTSPAVFDPAKLKWMNNQYIKASDLDKVVELSLPHLVEAGRFPETMTEEQQEWARELISLYHEQLNYGAEIVELTDLFFKQEIQYDEAAMEVLEGEQVPEVLETFKKNLQQLDEFTPDNIKAQIKAVQKETGHKGKKLFMPVRVATTGQTHGPELPNAIHLLGLETVTVRLDDVLNKLQA; this is encoded by the coding sequence ATGTCAAATGAAGTACGTGTGCGTTATGCGCCGAGCCCTACAGGTTTTCTTCACATCGGTAATGCGAGGACAGCCTTGTTTAATTATTTATACGCAAGAAATGCGGGTGGTAAAGTTGTCATCCGTATTGAAGATACAGACGAGAAGCGAAACGTAGAAGGTGGAGAAGAAAGTCAGCTTAACTATTTAAAATGGTTGGGCTTGGATTGGGATGAGAGCCCGGATAAGGGCGGAGAGTATGGTCCTTACCGTCAAATGGAGCGTCTGGATATTTACCAGAAGTATATTGATGAGCTTCTGGAGCGCGACCTTGCTTATAAGTGCTATATGACTGCGGAAGAGCTTGAGCAGGAACGAGAAGCGCAGATGGCGCGTGGAGAAGCCCCGAAATATTCTGGAGCACACCGTAATTTAACGGCTGAGCAAATAGCAGAATTTGAAGCCGAAGGACGCGAACCAAGTATTCGTATCCGCGTACCTGAAAACCATTCCTACACGTTCAACGATATCGTACGCGGCGACATTACGTTCGATTCCAGTGATTTCGGTGATTGGGTTATCGTGAAGAAGAACGGTATCCCTACGTATAATTTCGCTGTAGCGATTGATGACTATCTAATGAAGATTACTCATGTACTGCGCGGGGAAGAGCACATCTCCAACACACCTAAGCAGATGATGGTATATGAAGCGTTTGGATGGGAGCCGCCGAAGTTCGGACACATGACGCTTATCCTTAACGAAGAGCGTAAGAAACTGAGTAAGCGGGATCAGCATATTCTCCAGTTCATCGAGCAGTATAAGAATCTTGGCTATCTGCCGGAAGCGCTGTTCAACTTCATCACGCTTCTTGGTTGGTCCCCTGTCGGTGAAGAAGAGATCTTCACACAAGAGCAGCTGATTGAAATCTTTGACGCGGAACGTCTGACTACGTCCCCGGCTGTTTTTGATCCAGCTAAGCTGAAGTGGATGAATAACCAGTATATTAAAGCTTCGGATCTGGATAAGGTCGTTGAACTTTCTCTTCCTCATTTGGTTGAAGCAGGACGTTTCCCGGAAACGATGACAGAAGAGCAGCAGGAATGGGCACGTGAGCTTATTTCCCTATACCACGAGCAGCTGAACTACGGTGCTGAAATTGTGGAATTGACGGATCTGTTCTTCAAGCAGGAAATTCAATATGACGAAGCTGCGATGGAAGTACTGGAAGGCGAACAAGTTCCGGAGGTATTGGAAACATTCAAGAAGAACCTTCAGCAATTGGACGAGTTCACTCCGGATAACATCAAAGCTCAAATCAAAGCCGTTCAGAAAGAGACCGGCCATAAAGGCAAGAAACTGTTTATGCCTGTTCGCGTGGCAACTACAGGTCAAACTCACGGCCCCGAGCTTCCTAACGCGATCCACCTGCTCGGTTTAGAGACTGTCACAGTACGTCTTGATGATGTACTAAATAAATTGCAGGCTTAA
- the cysE gene encoding serine O-acetyltransferase gives MGLFKMFKEDVDVVFDQDPAARSYLEVILTYSGLHAIWAHRVAHACHKRKFFFLARLISQFSRFFTGIEIHPGAKIGRRFFIDHGMGVVIGETCEIGDNVTIFQGVTLGGTGKEKGKRHPTLLDNSLVATGAKVLGSITIGEHSKVGAGSVVLHDVPNNSTVVGIPGHVVVQDGKKVQKKDLDHHKMPDPVYDRLNQLEKQIEELQKELKEAKGVKHHDY, from the coding sequence ATGGGGCTTTTTAAAATGTTCAAGGAAGATGTCGATGTAGTGTTCGATCAGGACCCTGCTGCTCGTTCGTATCTGGAAGTTATTCTTACGTATTCCGGTCTGCATGCTATTTGGGCACATCGGGTGGCCCATGCTTGTCATAAGAGGAAATTCTTTTTTCTCGCACGTCTGATCTCTCAGTTCAGCCGTTTTTTTACAGGGATTGAAATCCACCCGGGAGCAAAAATCGGCCGCCGGTTTTTTATAGACCATGGGATGGGAGTCGTCATCGGAGAGACATGTGAGATCGGGGATAACGTAACCATCTTCCAAGGGGTCACCCTAGGTGGTACAGGAAAAGAGAAGGGAAAGCGTCACCCGACTCTGCTTGATAATTCTCTTGTTGCCACAGGTGCAAAAGTGCTTGGTTCTATTACAATCGGGGAACACTCTAAAGTAGGAGCAGGATCCGTCGTTCTGCATGATGTACCAAATAACTCAACCGTCGTCGGTATTCCGGGACACGTCGTCGTACAGGATGGCAAGAAGGTACAGAAAAAAGACTTGGACCACCACAAAATGCCGGATCCTGTTTACGACCGGCTGAACCAGTTGGAAAAGCAGATCGAGGAACTACAGAAGGAATTGAAAGAAGCAAAAGGAGTGAAGCATCATGACTATTAA
- the cysS gene encoding cysteine--tRNA ligase: MTIKIYNTLTRNKEVFQPLEEGKVKMYVCGPTVYNYIHIGNARPAIVFDTVRRYFEYRGYDVHYVLNFTDVDDKLIKASKEMGEGVTEIANRFVQAYKEDVAALGVKEAVDHPRVTENMEEIIGFVQGLVEKGYAYEAGGDVYFRTRAFDNYGKLSQQSINELQSGARIEVGDKKEDPLDFTLWKQAKDGEISWKSPWGEGRPGWHIECSAMAKKYLGDTIDIHAGGQDLTFPHHENEIAQSEAHNGEDFARYWMHNGYINIDNEKMSKSLGNFILAHDLVKQHDPQVIRFFMLSVQYRHPINFSNELLKGAKSSFERIKNAYENLKHRKDTSVSLQEDTQPWLDKVKGFKEQFIKEMDDDFNTANAISVLFDMTKAANLYLQEKQTHEDVLNVFIQTFEELTSVLGLSLEVKEELLDEEVDALIAERKQARKDRNFERADQIRDELKARNIILEDTSQGTRWKRG; this comes from the coding sequence ATGACTATTAAAATATATAATACCTTGACTCGGAATAAAGAAGTCTTTCAGCCGTTGGAAGAAGGAAAGGTGAAGATGTATGTGTGCGGCCCGACCGTATATAATTACATCCACATTGGGAATGCCCGTCCTGCCATCGTGTTCGATACCGTCCGCAGATATTTCGAATACCGCGGCTACGATGTCCATTATGTACTGAACTTCACAGATGTCGACGATAAATTGATCAAAGCTTCCAAAGAGATGGGCGAAGGTGTGACAGAGATTGCCAATCGTTTCGTCCAGGCTTATAAAGAAGATGTTGCAGCCCTTGGCGTCAAAGAAGCGGTCGATCACCCCCGCGTGACAGAAAACATGGAAGAAATCATCGGATTTGTCCAAGGGTTAGTGGAGAAAGGTTATGCCTATGAAGCAGGAGGAGATGTTTACTTCCGTACACGTGCCTTCGATAATTATGGGAAATTGTCTCAGCAATCAATCAATGAGCTGCAGTCCGGTGCCCGGATCGAGGTTGGTGATAAGAAAGAAGACCCGCTGGACTTCACGTTATGGAAACAGGCCAAGGACGGAGAAATTTCCTGGAAGAGCCCGTGGGGAGAAGGACGCCCGGGCTGGCACATCGAGTGCTCTGCTATGGCGAAGAAATACCTTGGAGACACGATAGATATCCATGCCGGGGGTCAGGATTTGACATTCCCTCACCACGAAAACGAAATCGCACAGTCGGAAGCTCACAACGGGGAAGATTTCGCTCGTTATTGGATGCACAATGGATATATCAACATTGATAATGAGAAGATGTCTAAATCTCTCGGTAACTTTATCCTTGCTCATGATCTTGTAAAGCAACACGATCCACAGGTTATCCGCTTCTTCATGTTGAGTGTCCAATACCGTCATCCAATTAACTTCAGCAATGAGCTTCTGAAGGGCGCCAAAAGCAGTTTTGAGCGGATAAAGAATGCGTATGAGAATCTAAAACACCGTAAAGATACCAGCGTGAGCCTTCAGGAAGATACACAGCCGTGGCTGGATAAAGTAAAAGGCTTTAAAGAGCAGTTTATTAAAGAAATGGACGATGACTTTAACACAGCCAATGCGATTTCTGTTTTGTTCGACATGACCAAGGCTGCGAATCTTTACCTGCAGGAGAAGCAGACACATGAAGATGTTTTGAATGTGTTCATCCAAACGTTTGAAGAACTGACAAGTGTTTTGGGACTGTCCCTTGAGGTTAAAGAAGAATTGCTGGATGAAGAGGTCGATGCTTTAATCGCAGAGCGTAAACAAGCCCGTAAAGACCGCAACTTTGAGCGTGCCGATCAGATCCGTGATGAACTGAAAGCCAGGAACATCATCTTGGAGGACACTTCCCAAGGTACACGCTGGAAGCGAGGGTGA
- a CDS encoding Mini-ribonuclease 3 produces MERTDVKQMKSLALAYMGDSVYELYVREYLLDKGEVQPQHLHKAAVRFVSAVSQAQSVRAWQEAEILTEEEEGVLRRGRNAKSGSVPKSTNVQTYRYSTAFEAVLGFLYLSGQKQRLEELVHYAIREVEERSGDE; encoded by the coding sequence ATGGAACGCACCGACGTGAAACAGATGAAGAGTCTCGCCCTCGCTTATATGGGCGATTCTGTTTATGAATTGTATGTCCGAGAGTACCTATTGGATAAAGGGGAAGTGCAGCCGCAGCACCTCCACAAGGCAGCTGTTCGTTTTGTCTCTGCTGTGTCCCAGGCTCAGTCCGTACGAGCCTGGCAGGAGGCAGAAATACTGACGGAAGAAGAAGAGGGTGTCCTTCGCAGGGGCAGGAATGCGAAATCCGGCTCTGTGCCTAAGAGTACCAATGTGCAAACCTATCGTTATTCGACCGCATTTGAAGCGGTGTTGGGATTTTTATATTTATCCGGTCAGAAACAAAGGCTGGAAGAGTTGGTGCACTATGCTATTAGAGAAGTGGAAGAAAGGAGTGGAGACGAATGA
- the rlmB gene encoding 23S rRNA (guanosine(2251)-2'-O)-methyltransferase RlmB gives MNGEWIIGKNAVQEAIRSGRSINKVMVSDQLQYQAFKKVEQLAKEQGVLIQKVPKKKLDQLVEGTHQGVIASVAAYEYSDLEDLFAKAEEKGEAPFFIICDEIEDPHNLGSILRTADAAGAHGVIIPKRRSVALTATVAKTSTGAIEYIPVARVTNLARTIDELKERFVWVVGTDAEGTEDYRQLDGRMPLALVIGSEGRGMSRLTKEKCDWTVSLPMAGQVTSLNASVAASLLMYEVFRKRHPVGE, from the coding sequence ATGAACGGAGAATGGATTATAGGCAAGAATGCTGTACAGGAGGCGATAAGATCCGGACGCTCGATCAACAAAGTCATGGTATCGGATCAGTTACAGTATCAGGCATTTAAAAAGGTAGAGCAGCTGGCTAAGGAACAGGGGGTCCTCATCCAGAAAGTTCCGAAGAAGAAACTGGATCAGCTTGTAGAAGGAACGCACCAAGGTGTTATTGCTTCTGTGGCTGCTTATGAATACAGTGATTTGGAAGATTTATTCGCTAAAGCGGAAGAAAAGGGAGAAGCGCCTTTTTTCATCATATGCGATGAAATTGAAGACCCGCACAACCTTGGTTCGATATTAAGGACGGCAGACGCGGCAGGAGCGCACGGAGTCATCATTCCGAAGCGGAGGTCCGTCGCTCTTACTGCTACAGTTGCAAAGACGTCTACAGGAGCGATCGAGTACATTCCTGTAGCGAGAGTGACCAACCTGGCTAGAACGATAGATGAATTGAAGGAGCGCTTTGTCTGGGTTGTCGGAACAGATGCGGAAGGTACAGAAGACTATCGACAGCTGGATGGCCGGATGCCGCTGGCGCTTGTGATTGGAAGTGAAGGCCGCGGAATGAGTCGATTGACGAAAGAAAAATGTGATTGGACTGTCAGTCTCCCTATGGCCGGACAGGTCACTTCCCTTAATGCCTCAGTAGCAGCCTCCCTTCTCATGTATGAAGTATTCAGGAAGCGTCACCCTGTCGGTGAGTGA
- a CDS encoding NYN domain-containing protein gives MNVLIVDGYNMIGAWPELVKLKEKDLGQARDLLIEMMAEYQSYTGDRIMIVFDAYHVRGLEKKQQNYKVEVLFTKENETADERIEKLAGELNDVRTQVYVATSDYAEQRTIFGQGAFRKSARELYIEVKNIENQIEKDVETHNQLHYQSKIPINKEVRELFEKWRRGDK, from the coding sequence ATGAATGTATTAATTGTAGACGGATATAACATGATCGGGGCCTGGCCGGAACTGGTGAAATTAAAGGAGAAAGATCTCGGGCAAGCACGGGATCTTCTCATAGAGATGATGGCAGAATACCAATCCTATACAGGGGATCGTATCATGATCGTCTTTGATGCCTACCATGTCCGGGGACTTGAGAAGAAGCAGCAGAACTACAAAGTGGAAGTCCTTTTCACTAAGGAGAATGAAACGGCAGACGAGCGGATCGAGAAGCTTGCCGGTGAATTGAATGACGTGCGGACACAGGTGTACGTGGCTACATCCGATTATGCAGAGCAGCGGACCATCTTCGGTCAGGGAGCTTTTCGGAAGTCTGCGAGAGAGCTTTACATCGAAGTAAAGAACATTGAGAACCAGATCGAAAAGGACGTAGAAACCCACAATCAGCTTCACTATCAATCTAAAATTCCGATAAACAAAGAGGTGCGGGAATTGTTTGAGAAGTGGCGCCGAGGAGATAAATAA
- the sigH gene encoding RNA polymerase sporulation sigma factor SigH has translation MSILQTEKSTNELDLSKLDDEAVVERINQGQVQALDYLINKYKNFVRAKARTYFLIGADREDIVQEGMIGLYKAIRDYREGKLSSFKAFAELCVTRQIITAIKTATRQKHIPLNSYVSLDKPIYDEESDRTLLDVIAGSKAIDPQELIVNKEKFSDMEEKMSELLSDLEKQVLTLYLDGQSYQEISEELRRHVKSIDNALQRVKRKLEKYLEINEITL, from the coding sequence GTGAGCATCTTACAAACGGAGAAAAGCACCAATGAGTTGGATCTTAGTAAGCTTGATGATGAAGCAGTCGTAGAACGAATTAATCAGGGACAGGTTCAGGCACTTGATTATTTGATTAACAAGTATAAGAATTTCGTACGCGCCAAAGCCCGCACTTATTTCTTAATCGGGGCTGACCGGGAAGATATTGTTCAAGAAGGAATGATCGGCCTTTATAAGGCTATTCGTGATTATCGAGAAGGAAAACTGTCGTCTTTCAAAGCATTCGCTGAACTGTGTGTCACCCGTCAAATCATTACTGCTATTAAAACCGCCACTAGACAGAAACACATCCCTTTAAACTCCTATGTTTCGCTGGACAAGCCTATCTACGATGAAGAGTCAGACCGTACGCTCCTTGACGTCATCGCAGGTTCAAAAGCAATCGATCCCCAGGAATTGATTGTCAATAAAGAGAAGTTTTCAGATATGGAAGAGAAGATGTCCGAACTTCTCAGCGATCTTGAAAAGCAGGTGCTGACCCTTTATTTGGACGGTCAGTCCTATCAAGAGATTTCCGAGGAATTGAGGCGTCATGTCAAATCGATCGATAACGCTCTGCAACGCGTGAAGCGGAAGCTCGAAAAGTATCTGGAAATCAATGAAATCACACTTTGA
- the rpmG gene encoding 50S ribosomal protein L33: protein MRKKVILACTQCLSRNYSSYTNRSNQSERLEVRKFCKNCGSHTLHRETK from the coding sequence GTGCGTAAGAAAGTAATATTAGCCTGTACACAATGTTTAAGTCGAAATTACAGTTCATATACAAATCGTTCCAACCAATCCGAACGTCTGGAGGTCCGCAAGTTCTGCAAGAACTGCGGATCCCACACCCTGCACCGGGAGACGAAGTAG
- the secE gene encoding preprotein translocase subunit SecE, with translation MFKFFKNVAREMKKVSWPKGQELTRYTITVLFTVVFVALFFAIVDLGISQVLELIAKE, from the coding sequence ATGTTTAAGTTCTTCAAGAACGTAGCGCGTGAGATGAAAAAGGTCAGCTGGCCGAAGGGGCAGGAACTGACCAGGTACACGATTACCGTACTATTCACCGTCGTCTTCGTAGCTTTGTTCTTTGCTATTGTAGATCTTGGGATCTCCCAAGTGCTTGAACTCATCGCTAAGGAATAG
- the nusG gene encoding transcription termination/antitermination protein NusG, which translates to MEKRWYVVHTYSGYENKVKTNLEKRVESMGMEDKIFRVLVPEDEEAEIKNGKKKIAKKKVFPGYVLAEMVMTDDSWYVVRNTPGVTGFVGSTGSGSKPTPLLPEEVDTVLKRMGMKEQPKADIDFEVKESVTVTDGPFANFTGTIENIDLDKQKVKVHVNMFGRETPVELDFTQIEKL; encoded by the coding sequence ATGGAAAAAAGATGGTATGTTGTTCACACCTATTCAGGTTATGAGAACAAAGTAAAGACCAACCTCGAGAAGCGCGTAGAGTCTATGGGGATGGAAGATAAGATTTTTCGTGTTCTTGTCCCGGAGGACGAAGAGGCGGAAATTAAAAACGGCAAGAAGAAGATTGCCAAAAAGAAAGTTTTCCCAGGATACGTTTTAGCAGAGATGGTAATGACGGATGATTCCTGGTACGTTGTCCGTAACACTCCCGGCGTGACGGGGTTTGTCGGATCTACCGGCTCTGGTTCTAAACCGACCCCTCTCTTACCGGAAGAAGTGGATACGGTGCTTAAGCGTATGGGCATGAAGGAACAGCCGAAGGCAGACATTGATTTCGAAGTGAAAGAAAGTGTTACTGTTACCGACGGACCGTTCGCAAACTTCACTGGTACCATTGAGAATATTGACTTGGACAAACAGAAAGTCAAAGTCCATGTCAACATGTTCGGCCGCGAAACTCCGGTCGAATTGGACTTCACTCAGATCGAAAAATTATAA
- the rplK gene encoding 50S ribosomal protein L11: MAKKVINVVKLQIPAGKANPAPPVGPALGQAGINIMGFCKEFNARTQDQAGMIIPVEISVYEDRSFTFVTKTPPAAVLLKKAAGIESGSGEPNRNKVASVKRDQVREIAETKMPDLNAADVEAAMRMVEGTARSMGITIED, encoded by the coding sequence GTGGCTAAAAAAGTTATTAATGTTGTAAAGCTTCAGATCCCTGCAGGAAAAGCTAACCCAGCGCCACCAGTAGGACCGGCACTAGGTCAAGCAGGTATTAATATCATGGGCTTCTGTAAAGAGTTCAACGCTCGTACGCAGGACCAAGCTGGTATGATCATTCCAGTAGAAATCTCGGTTTATGAGGACCGTTCCTTTACATTCGTTACTAAAACTCCACCTGCTGCTGTTCTTCTTAAGAAAGCGGCTGGAATTGAGTCAGGTTCCGGTGAACCAAACCGTAACAAAGTAGCTTCTGTCAAACGCGATCAAGTTCGCGAAATCGCAGAAACGAAAATGCCTGATTTGAACGCTGCTGACGTGGAAGCTGCAATGCGTATGGTCGAAGGTACTGCGCGCAGCATGGGAATCACAATCGAAGATTAA
- the rplA gene encoding 50S ribosomal protein L1 translates to MAKKTKKQQELLKLVDRTKAYDVQEAIKLVKETAKANFDETIEAAFRLGVDPKKADQQIRGAMVLPHGTGKSQRVLVFAKGDKAKEAEAAGADYVGEQDLINKINQGWFDFDVVVATPDMMAEVGKLGRVLGPKGLMPNPKTGTVTFEVEKAVNEIKAGKVEYRVDKAANIHVPIGKASFDQEKLAENFTAITETLVKAKPQASKGTYMRNAAVSSTMGPGIKVDVTGFSK, encoded by the coding sequence ATGGCTAAGAAAACGAAAAAGCAACAAGAGCTTCTAAAGCTTGTTGATCGTACAAAAGCTTATGATGTGCAGGAAGCCATCAAGCTAGTAAAAGAAACAGCAAAAGCTAACTTTGATGAAACAATCGAAGCAGCTTTCCGTCTTGGGGTTGACCCTAAGAAAGCAGACCAGCAGATCCGTGGAGCAATGGTACTTCCACACGGTACTGGTAAATCTCAGCGTGTGCTTGTTTTCGCTAAAGGTGATAAAGCGAAAGAAGCAGAAGCTGCAGGTGCAGACTACGTAGGTGAGCAGGACCTCATCAACAAAATCAACCAAGGCTGGTTCGATTTTGATGTTGTTGTTGCAACTCCTGACATGATGGCTGAAGTTGGTAAGCTTGGTCGTGTACTAGGGCCAAAAGGTCTTATGCCGAACCCTAAAACAGGTACAGTAACGTTTGAAGTTGAGAAAGCAGTAAACGAAATCAAAGCTGGTAAAGTAGAATACCGCGTTGATAAAGCTGCTAACATCCATGTTCCGATCGGAAAAGCTTCTTTCGATCAAGAGAAACTGGCTGAGAACTTCACAGCGATTACAGAAACTCTTGTGAAAGCTAAACCACAAGCATCTAAAGGAACTTACATGCGTAACGCAGCTGTTTCATCAACAATGGGTCCTGGGATCAAAGTTGATGTTACTGGGTTCTCTAAGTAA
- the rplJ gene encoding 50S ribosomal protein L10: MSSVIEQKQQIVSELADKFRSSKSAVMVDYRGLDVAEVTELRKQLREAGVEFKVYKNTMTRRAAAEVELSGLDEVLQGPTALAFHEEDAVAPAKILNNFAKDHENLEIKGGVVEGQVATLEQIQELANLPNYEGLVSMFLSVLQAPIRNFAYATKAVAEQKEEESA; the protein is encoded by the coding sequence ATGAGCAGTGTTATCGAGCAAAAGCAGCAAATTGTATCTGAATTAGCTGACAAGTTCCGTAGCAGTAAGTCTGCTGTAATGGTAGATTACCGCGGTCTTGACGTAGCGGAAGTTACAGAACTTCGTAAACAGCTTCGTGAAGCAGGCGTAGAGTTCAAAGTGTACAAAAACACAATGACTCGCCGTGCTGCGGCAGAAGTAGAGCTTTCTGGTCTTGACGAAGTGCTTCAAGGACCTACAGCCTTGGCCTTCCATGAAGAAGATGCAGTAGCTCCGGCTAAAATTCTTAACAACTTCGCTAAAGATCACGAAAACCTTGAAATTAAAGGTGGCGTAGTTGAAGGACAAGTTGCAACTCTTGAGCAAATCCAAGAACTTGCAAACCTTCCAAACTACGAAGGTCTTGTATCTATGTTCCTAAGCGTACTACAAGCACCTATCCGCAACTTCGCTTATGCTACAAAAGCAGTGGCGGAGCAAAAAGAGGAAGAAAGCGCGTAA
- the rplL gene encoding 50S ribosomal protein L7/L12 gives MSNEQIIEAIKEMSVLELNDLVKAIEEEFGVSAAAPVAVGGPAAGGEAAEEQTEFSVVLESAGSSKIKVVKAVREITGLGLKDAKELVDGAPNPIKEGVSKEEAEEMKSQLEEAGATVELK, from the coding sequence ATGTCTAACGAACAAATTATCGAAGCGATTAAAGAAATGTCTGTTCTTGAGCTTAACGACCTAGTTAAAGCGATTGAAGAAGAATTTGGTGTATCTGCTGCAGCTCCAGTTGCTGTTGGTGGACCAGCTGCAGGTGGCGAAGCTGCTGAAGAGCAAACAGAATTCAGCGTAGTGCTTGAATCTGCAGGAAGCTCTAAAATCAAAGTGGTTAAAGCAGTACGCGAAATCACTGGTCTTGGTCTTAAAGACGCTAAAGAACTAGTTGACGGTGCTCCAAACCCAATCAAAGAAGGCGTTTCTAAAGAAGAAGCTGAAGAAATGAAATCTCAGCTTGAAGAAGCAGGCGCTACTGTAGAACTTAAGTAA
- a CDS encoding class I SAM-dependent methyltransferase produces MSEHYYSKKTSAASEERSWTFQLKGHTFTFTTDRAVFSKGEVDFGSRVLIDSFRAPEAEGDFLDLGCGYGPIGMSLAKHYPDRHVWMVDVNERALNLAERNAAANGITNVTVQESDRMQAVKDHRFAAVLTNPPIRAGKEVVHSMFEEAGQSLVDQGELWVVIQKKQGAPSAKAKMEELFGNVEIVEKQKGYFILKSKKID; encoded by the coding sequence ATGTCGGAACATTACTATTCCAAGAAGACATCTGCTGCAAGTGAAGAAAGATCGTGGACTTTTCAATTGAAGGGCCATACATTTACGTTCACAACAGACCGCGCCGTTTTCTCTAAAGGCGAGGTGGATTTCGGTTCTCGCGTATTGATTGATTCCTTTCGTGCGCCGGAAGCAGAAGGAGATTTTCTTGACTTAGGCTGTGGATATGGGCCGATTGGTATGTCCTTGGCTAAACACTATCCGGATCGTCACGTATGGATGGTGGATGTGAACGAACGGGCTTTGAATCTGGCGGAAAGAAACGCGGCGGCAAACGGCATCACGAATGTAACCGTACAAGAAAGTGATCGGATGCAGGCGGTAAAAGACCATCGTTTTGCGGCTGTTCTTACTAATCCTCCCATTCGTGCCGGGAAGGAAGTCGTTCACTCTATGTTTGAGGAAGCTGGACAATCCTTGGTAGACCAAGGAGAACTCTGGGTCGTCATACAAAAGAAACAAGGAGCCCCATCAGCGAAAGCCAAGATGGAGGAACTGTTCGGTAACGTGGAAATAGTAGAGAAACAGAAAGGATACTTTATCCTTAAGTCTAAAAAGATTGACTAG